Genomic window (Sphingomonas sp. S1-29):
AAGTGGTCGACGCCTGCATCGCTTATGTCGACGCATCCACCGGCGGCGAGCCGCTGACTACCGAAGCGTTGCTCGACATCGTCCAGGGGCCGGATTTCCCGACCGGGGCGATCATCCTGGGGCGCGCGGGCATCCGTTCGGCGTTCGAGACCGGGCGCGGGTCGATCATCCTGCGCAGCCGCCACATCCTTGAGCAGCGCGGCGAGCGGCGCTCGATCGTGCTCACCGAAATCCCGTTCCAGACCGGCAAGAACGGGCTGGTCGAAAAGATCGCCGAAGCCGCCAAGGACAAGCGCATCGAGGGCGTCAGCGACATTCGCGACGAATCGAACCGCGAGGGCGTTCGCATCGTCATCGACCTGAAGCGCGATGCGACGGCCGATGTCGTGCTCAACCAATTGTGGCGGCACACGCCGGCGCAATCGAGCTTTTCGGCCAACATGCTCGCGATCCGCGGCGGTCGCCCCGAATTGCTGAACCTGCGCGACATCATCGATGCCTTCGTGAAGTTCCGCGAAGAGGTGATCACCCGCCGGTCGAAGTTCGAACTCGCCAAGGCGCGGGACCGGGCGCATCTGTTGCTTGGCCTGGTCGTGGCGGTCACCAACCTCGACGAGGTGGTGAAGATCATCCGCGGCTCGTCGAGCCCCGCCGAAGCGCGCAACAAATTGCTGGTGCGCGAATGGCCGGTCGCCGAGATCGCGCAGTACATCAAGCTGGTCGAAGCGGTGGAAACCGAGATTTCGGGCGACACTTATCGCCTGTCGGACCTTCAGGTCCGCGCGATCCTCGACCTGCGGCTGCATCGCCTTACCGCGCTCGGGCGCGACGAGATCGGCAACGAGCTGGCGGCGCTGGCCGCGGTCATCACAGAATTGCTCGCGATCCTGGGCGACCGCGCCAAGCTGTACGCGGTGCTGCGCGAGGAACTGGTCGAGGTGCGCGCCGCCTTCGCCACCCCGCGCAAGACCGAGATCGCGGCTGCTGCCGACGGCATCGACGACGAAGACCTCATCGAGCGTGAGGAAATGGTCGTGACGGTGACGATGGAGGGCTACATCAAGCGCACCCCGCTCGCCACCTTCCGCGCTCAGGCACGTGGCGGCAAGGGCCGCGCCGGCATGGCGACCAAGGACGAGGACGCGATCACCAATTTGTTCGTCACCTCGACGCACACCCCGGTGTTGTTCTTCTCGACCGCGGGCAAGGTCTATCGGATGAAGGTGTGGAAGCTGCCCGAGGGCGGCCCCGCCACGCGCGGGCGTCCGATGGTGAACCTGCTGCCGCTGGCCAATGGCGAAGTAATCTCGACCGTCCTGCCGCTCCCCGAGGACGAGGAGGAATGGGCAAAGCTCGGCGTCGTGTTCGCGACCGCGAGCGGCACCGTCCGGCGCAATTCGATGGATGCGTTCACCAACGTGCCGACCGCCGGCAAGATCGCGATGCGCTTCGAGGATGACAGCAGCGATCGGCTGATCGGCGTCGCGCTGCTCACCGAAGGCGACGACGTGCTGCTCGCCAGCCGCGAGGGCAAGGCGATCCGCTTCGCCGCGACCGACATTCGCGAGTTCCAGAGCCGCACCGCCACCGGCGTGCGCGGCATGACGCTGCGCGAAGGCGACGAGGTCATCTCGGCATCGATCCTCCACCGCGTCGGCACCACGCAGGAGGAGCGCGAGGAATATCTGCGCTTCGCACCCTGGAAGGCCGCGCGCGAAGGCGAGATGGAAGATCGCGAACGCTTCGACCTGATGGCGCAATCCGAACAGTTCATCCTGACGGTGTGCGCCAACGGCTATGGCAAATTGTCGTCGGCCTATGAATATCGCCGCATCGGCCGCGGCGGTCAGGGCGTGACCAATATCGACAATATCGCGCGCAACGGCCGCGTCGTCGCGAGCTTCCCGGTGAAGTTCGGCGACCAGTTGATGCTCGTCACCGACCAGGCCAAGCTGATCCGCATCCCAATCGAGCGCCGCGCGGTGGGCGAGGATGCCGGCGGCAGCGACAATGGCCTGCGCGTCATCGGTCGCGGATCGGCGGGCGTGCGGCTGTTCAACGTCGCGGCAAACGAGCATGTCGTCGGCGTCGCGCTGATCGACGAGGAGCCCTCGCCCGAGAACGAAGCCGAGGAAATGATCGCCAGCGAGATCGCCGAGGCACCCGCCGCCGATCCCGACAAGGCGATCACCCTCGACGACGGCACCGGCCCCGACACGATCAGCGAGACCATCCCCGAAGACGACGGCAACATCGACGACGAGGCATGAGCGACACCCCAACCACCGCGTACAAGGTGCTGACCGGCGAGCAGATGACGGCGCTCGAAGCCGATAACTTCGCCGGCGCGCCGGTGGATGTGGCCGATGGCTATATCCATCTGTCGACGCAGGCGCAGTTGACCGAGACGGTCGACAAGCATTTCGCCGGCCAGACCGACCTCCACGTCGCGGCGGTCGATCTGGCGGCGCTGGGCGATACGGTGCGTTGGGAGGAAAGCCGTGGCGGCGCGCTGTTCCCACATATCTATGGCCGGCTGCCGCTCGAAGCGGTGGTCGCCTATGGCCCGCTCGAACGGCTGGGTGACGGCACGGTGCGGCTGCCCGTTACCGGCTAGGTTGATCTGCCCTTTCCCCGTTCGTGCTGAGCTTGTCGAAGCACCGTTTTTTCTTTGAGCCGCGATGCCATTGGAACAACGATGAACGGCCCTTCGCCGTGCTCAGGGCGAACGGATCGGGGTAAAGGCATCATGCTAAAGCCTCACCCGCGAACAGGTCGACGACCTTCGCGCCGCCACCTTCGGCGGCCAGCAACAGCGTACGATGGCATACGCAAGGGTCGCGCTCGAAGCACAGCAGTGCCGACGGTTTGTCGGCGATCAGCTCGCGCATCTGCGCCGCTTGCACCTGCGTTTCGGGCAGCTCGAGCTGGCCGGCATAGACCGCCTCGAGCGTCGCGCGATCGCCCTTCTTGGCAGCGTCGCGCCCCGGCTTGGGGGTGCCGAGCGCCTTCAGATGGACATAGTCGATCCCGCGCTCGGCCAGCGCTGCCGCAAGCCCGGTCTTGGAAAAACCTGGGCGGCGCGAGAGCGGCAACTGCCGGACGTCGATCAGCCGCTGCACCCCTGCGCGCTCGAGCGCCGAGAGCAGCTCGTCGACAGTCGCGCCTTCATAGCCGATGGTGAACACGGTTTGCATCGCCGCGATATAGGGACGGCGTGCGCCCGGTCAAAGCTCGCCCGCCTTTCGCCCCCCTGTCCTTCGCCGCCCCGATGCCCTACCTGTTTCCCACCCACCCAGCGCAAAAGGACGAGCCCATCACCGTGAGCGGCGAACACGATATCCATATCATCGGCGGCGGGCTCGCCGGGTCCGAAGCGGCATGGCAGCTCGCCAATGCCGGCTGGCGGGTCAAGCTCTCCGAAATGCGCGGCGGTGGCGACGGCACGCCCGCGCACCAGACCGACTCGCTGGCCGAACTCGTCTGTTCGAACAGCTTCCGATCGGACGATGCCGAGCGCAACGCGGTCGGGCTGCTCCACGCCGAAATGCGCGCGCTGGGATCGATCATCATGGCGCAGGCCGATGCGCACCAGGTGCCCGCGGGCTCGGCGCTCGCGGTCGATCGGGACGAATTCGCCGCATCGGTCACCCGCGCGCTGGCGGCGCACCCCAACATCAACATCGTGCGCGAGCGCGTCGACACGCTTCCCACCGACGGCCCCGCGATCATCGCCACCGGCCCGCTCACCGCGCCGATCCTCGCCGACAGCATTGCCGGCGCGACCGGCGCCGATGCGCTGGCGTTCTTCGACGCGATCGCGCCGATCGTCCATGCCGAGAGCATCGACATGAGCATCGCTTGGAAGCAGTCGCGCTGGGACAAGGCGGGGCCGGGCGGCGACGGCAAGGACTATATCAACTGCCCGCTCGACAAGGACCAGTATCTCGCCTTCCACGCCGCGATGATGGCGGGCGAGAAGGCGTCGTTCCGCGAATGGGAGAATGTCCCCTATTTCGACGGCTGCATGCCGATCGAGGTGATGGCCGAGCGTGGGCTCGACACGCCGCGCTTCGGGCCGATGAAGGGCGTCGGGCTCGATGATCCGCGCACCGGGCGCTGGCCCTATGCGTGCGTCCAGCTGCGCCAGGACAACGCATCGGGCACGTTGTGGAACATGGTCGGCTTCCAGACCAAGCTGAAGCACGCCGAACAGGTCCGCATCTTCCGCACCATTCCCGGCCTGGAAAATGCCGAGTTCGCGCGGCTGGGCGGGCTGCATCGCAACACCTTCATCCGCTCGCCCGATCTGCTCGATCGCACGTTGCGGCTGAAGTCGCGGCCCAACCTGCGCTTCGCCGGGCAGATCACCGGATGCGAGGGCTATGTCGAAAGCTCGGCGATCGGGCTGCTCGCGGGACGCTTCGCCGCCGCCGAGTTGGCGGGGCAGACGCTCGCGCCGCCGCCGGTCGAAACCGCGTTCGGCGCGCTGCTGGCGCACATCACCGGCGATGCCGATGCTGCGACCTATCAGCCGATGAACGTCAATTTCGGGCTGTTCCCGCCGATCGCGTACGAAGGCAAGAAGATCAAGAAGCCCGACCGCAAGCTGCTCTACACCGCGCGAGCGCGTGATGCGTTCGCGCGCTGGGCGCCAGATGTTGAGGTGACGGCGGCCGCTGCCGAGTAGCCGCGGCCGTCAGCCCTCGTCCTCGCGCGGCGGCGGACAGTTCGCAGCGCGGCGCGGCGCCTTGCGCTTGACCGCAGTGGTGGCGAACTCGGCTCGATTGAGTATGTTCGATTTATCGCGGTCGGCGGCAGCGAATTTGGTCGTCGTCTTAACCGCCCATTCGTCGAACGACAGCCGCCCGTCGCCATCGCTGTCCAGCTTGGCAAAGGCCTTGCGTCGGGTGGCGAGATATTCCTCGCGCGTGACGCCGTCGTCGCTATCCTTGTCGTAGCGATCGAAGCGGCGCTCCTCGCGCGTCTTGGGCGTCGCCTCGGCCACCCGATCGGGCAGCGCGGGCGCGTCACCCGGTGCGGCGGCGGCCCCGGGCGGCGGCGGCAACGCCACCTCCTGGCTGGCGCTGCCTTCGAACAGGAACATCCCCGCCAATCCCAGCGCGAGCGCAGCCGCTCCCCCCACCAAATACCGCCACATCGGCCTTCTCCCCCAGCCCCGGTGTCGGGGCAAAAGCTAGCCGATCTGGCAATCGCGACAAGTCCCTAGCGGCCGGTCATCCGATGCCATGCAAGCCGCGCGACCCGCCCGGGCGTGGCGGCGGGAAGCGGCTGGTCGGCAGGGGTGCGAAGGTCCATCGCGGCGATGTGCGCCAGGGCGCCCAGGCTGCGAAGCGAGCCGGGCCAACGGCGGGCCAGCGCCGGCGCCAGTGCGGTCTCCGCTTCGGTGCGCGCGGCGGCGGCCGCAGCCGGGTCGGCGAGGTTGCGCGCCAGATCGGCGAGCGCCCAGCCCTGCCCCGCCCCCGCCGTGTCGAACCGAGCATCGCCCAACAAGCGCGCCGCAAGCGCGAACAGATGCCCACCGCGCTGCCGGGCATAGGCCAGGCGCACCGCCCGATCGCCCGGTTCGCCCTCGGCCAGCGCCTCCCACCCTTCGATCAACCCCGCCAATTCAGCGCCCTTGACCCCAAGCGGCAGCACGTCTGCTGCCAACGCCTGCAGGATCGGCGCGGCAGGCGGCGGCGCGGTGTCGAGCTTGGTCAGCGCGTCATGCCACCAGGTAAGCCGCATCTGCGCGAGCATCGGGTCGCGGGCGGAGCGCATGACGTTGCCGAACGTAGCGTCGAGCGCGAGCATCGCGGCGAGTCCCGCGCGCGCGCGGGCGTCACCTGCATAAGACAGCGCCAACGACCGCTCGGCATCGCTCGCCGCGACATATCGATTTTCGACCGCTTCGGTGGTTTCACCGGCGTTTACCATAAGCCTTCAATCACATTTATAGCTTGAGCGCCCATACGCCGCGGTTGAGCAATGATGTCAAACGAAGGCGGCGCATGATCAACTGGCCAGGCAGGAAGCGGAATGGAGCCATGGGCTTCCTTGCGCGGCTGTCCAAAGACACGCGGGCCAACGTGATGGCGATCGTCGCGGCCAGCATCGTGCCGCTGATCGGCATGGTAGGCGGCGGCTTCGATTTGTCGCGCATGTACATCGTCAAGACGCGGTTGCAGCATGCGTGCGACGCAGGGGCGCTGGCCGGTCGCAAGGCAATGGGAAGCGGCCAGTGGTCGCAGAACTCCTACAAACCGCGCCAGATCGCCGATCAGTATTTCGACGCGAATATTGAATCGGATGCTTATGGCTCGACGAGCGTCGACGCCACGTTCGCTGAAAGCGCCGGCAAGGTGACCGGCGTAGCAACGGCACAATTGCCGATGACATTGATGCGCGTGTTCGGACGCACGACCGAAACGCTGACCGTGGCCTGCGACGCCGAGATGCGGCTGGCAAACACCGACGTCATGTTCGTGCTCGACGTCACCGGGTCGATGGACCAGAATATACCCGGCGACAGCACGCGGAAGATGGACGGCCTGAAGAAGGCGGTAAAATGCTTCTACGAGATCGTCGCCCGGCTCGATACCGATGCGGCGTGCGATGGCGACGCACCCAGCGGCGGCACCGGCGATCAGGTTCAGCTCCGCTTCGGGTTTGTGCCCTATAACACAAACGTCAATGTCGGGCGGCTCATCCCGTCGGAATATTTCCGCAACGAATTCGACTATCAAGGCCGCACGTACCAATTCAGCGGTTGGACGGTGCAATATGACACCGACTGGGAAAGTTGCGGCAAAACCAATTCAACGACGCAATTGAATACCGAGTTTGCGCGCGGCTATGACTGGCGCGGGCGAGAATATTGTCGCTATC
Coding sequences:
- a CDS encoding DUF488 family protein; amino-acid sequence: MQTVFTIGYEGATVDELLSALERAGVQRLIDVRQLPLSRRPGFSKTGLAAALAERGIDYVHLKALGTPKPGRDAAKKGDRATLEAVYAGQLELPETQVQAAQMRELIADKPSALLCFERDPCVCHRTLLLAAEGGGAKVVDLFAGEALA
- a CDS encoding squalene/phytoene synthase family protein; the encoded protein is MVNAGETTEAVENRYVAASDAERSLALSYAGDARARAGLAAMLALDATFGNVMRSARDPMLAQMRLTWWHDALTKLDTAPPPAAPILQALAADVLPLGVKGAELAGLIEGWEALAEGEPGDRAVRLAYARQRGGHLFALAARLLGDARFDTAGAGQGWALADLARNLADPAAAAAARTEAETALAPALARRWPGSLRSLGALAHIAAMDLRTPADQPLPAATPGRVARLAWHRMTGR
- a CDS encoding histidine kinase — translated: MWRYLVGGAAALALGLAGMFLFEGSASQEVALPPPPGAAAAPGDAPALPDRVAEATPKTREERRFDRYDKDSDDGVTREEYLATRRKAFAKLDSDGDGRLSFDEWAVKTTTKFAAADRDKSNILNRAEFATTAVKRKAPRRAANCPPPREDEG
- the gyrA gene encoding DNA gyrase subunit A, coding for MTDETVLADPSDISPISIVDEMKASYLDYAMSVIVARALPDVRDGLKPVHRRILYSAYESGYVAGKPYRKSARIVGDVMGKYHPHGDSSIYDALARMAQDWSMRVPLVDGQGNFGSMDPDPPAAMRYTESRLAKVANALLDDLDKDTVDFTPNYDGSESEPSVLPARFPNLLVNGAGGIAVGMATNVPPHNLGEVVDACIAYVDASTGGEPLTTEALLDIVQGPDFPTGAIILGRAGIRSAFETGRGSIILRSRHILEQRGERRSIVLTEIPFQTGKNGLVEKIAEAAKDKRIEGVSDIRDESNREGVRIVIDLKRDATADVVLNQLWRHTPAQSSFSANMLAIRGGRPELLNLRDIIDAFVKFREEVITRRSKFELAKARDRAHLLLGLVVAVTNLDEVVKIIRGSSSPAEARNKLLVREWPVAEIAQYIKLVEAVETEISGDTYRLSDLQVRAILDLRLHRLTALGRDEIGNELAALAAVITELLAILGDRAKLYAVLREELVEVRAAFATPRKTEIAAAADGIDDEDLIEREEMVVTVTMEGYIKRTPLATFRAQARGGKGRAGMATKDEDAITNLFVTSTHTPVLFFSTAGKVYRMKVWKLPEGGPATRGRPMVNLLPLANGEVISTVLPLPEDEEEWAKLGVVFATASGTVRRNSMDAFTNVPTAGKIAMRFEDDSSDRLIGVALLTEGDDVLLASREGKAIRFAATDIREFQSRTATGVRGMTLREGDEVISASILHRVGTTQEEREEYLRFAPWKAAREGEMEDRERFDLMAQSEQFILTVCANGYGKLSSAYEYRRIGRGGQGVTNIDNIARNGRVVASFPVKFGDQLMLVTDQAKLIRIPIERRAVGEDAGGSDNGLRVIGRGSAGVRLFNVAANEHVVGVALIDEEPSPENEAEEMIASEIAEAPAADPDKAITLDDGTGPDTISETIPEDDGNIDDEA
- the trmFO gene encoding methylenetetrahydrofolate--tRNA-(uracil(54)-C(5))-methyltransferase (FADH(2)-oxidizing) TrmFO, whose protein sequence is MSGEHDIHIIGGGLAGSEAAWQLANAGWRVKLSEMRGGGDGTPAHQTDSLAELVCSNSFRSDDAERNAVGLLHAEMRALGSIIMAQADAHQVPAGSALAVDRDEFAASVTRALAAHPNINIVRERVDTLPTDGPAIIATGPLTAPILADSIAGATGADALAFFDAIAPIVHAESIDMSIAWKQSRWDKAGPGGDGKDYINCPLDKDQYLAFHAAMMAGEKASFREWENVPYFDGCMPIEVMAERGLDTPRFGPMKGVGLDDPRTGRWPYACVQLRQDNASGTLWNMVGFQTKLKHAEQVRIFRTIPGLENAEFARLGGLHRNTFIRSPDLLDRTLRLKSRPNLRFAGQITGCEGYVESSAIGLLAGRFAAAELAGQTLAPPPVETAFGALLAHITGDADAATYQPMNVNFGLFPPIAYEGKKIKKPDRKLLYTARARDAFARWAPDVEVTAAAAE
- a CDS encoding DUF952 domain-containing protein, with product MSDTPTTAYKVLTGEQMTALEADNFAGAPVDVADGYIHLSTQAQLTETVDKHFAGQTDLHVAAVDLAALGDTVRWEESRGGALFPHIYGRLPLEAVVAYGPLERLGDGTVRLPVTG